In Dryocola sp. LX212, the genomic stretch CTGACGGCCAGCATACCGCCGATTAGGCCCGGCGTCAGGCCAGGACGGTCAGCGATGGAAAACGCGATATAACCCGCCAGTACCGGGACCATCAGCGCAAAGGCGGAGCCGCCGCCGATCTGCATCAGCGCAGCAGCCAGCGTGCCCGGCTCTTTAAACGCTTCGATACCAAAGGCGAAGGAGAGCGCGATGCACAGGCCGCCCGCAACAACCATCGGCAGCATGTAAGACACACCGGTCAGCAGGTGACGGTATGCCCCGGCCCCCTCTTTCTTACCTTCTTTTGCAGACGCGGCGCTCTGGCCTTTGGCTTCAAAGATGGTCGCTTCGGTCTGCGCCTTATCCAGCTCCTGGGCCGTTTTCTTCAGCGCAAGGCCGGTGGAAGTACGGTACATCGGCTTGCCGGCAAACTTCGCCAGATCCACTTCGATGTCAGCCGCCACGATCACCAGATCGGCCTCAGCCACCTCTTCCGGCGTGATGGCGTTGCCCGCACCTACGGAACCACGCGTTTCCACCTTCACCCACCAGCCGCGTTTTTTCGCTTCGGTTTCGATGGCTTCCGCCGCCATAAAGGTGTGCGCTACGCCAGTTGGGCAGGCGGTTACGGCGACAATGCGTTTTGGCCCTTTTGCCGCCGCAGACGGTGCGGCAGCGGCAACAGGGGCGGTATACGGCTTAGCTTTGCCTTTTGCTTCGCTCAGAAACAGCTCAGGATGCAGCACCGCACGATCGATATCGCCCAGGAAGACATTTTTGCCGTTCAGAGCGGTGTCAGCAGGGACGGAGGTGCCCACCACGATAGCCAGTTCGGCCTCGTTCGGGTTGTCGATAATAGTCAGATGCGCTTTCGGTGCCGCAGCGCTCAGCAGGGTTTTCGCGAGGTAAGCGCGCGCCTGGCCAAGCGTAGGATCGATAATCAGCAGCGTTTTCATTGTTCCTCTCCTGCCGTTAGTTAAAGGGTTGCAGATCGACGCGGGCCATCATGGCAGCCAGCTGGGTGCGATCCGTAATGCCAACGTTGCTCTGGCTCACCGCCAGTGCCGCAACGGCCGTTGCCAGGCGCAGGGTATGCTCGCTGGATTCACGCATCAGCAGGCCATAAATCAGGCCGCCAACCATGGAATCTCCGGCGCCCACGGTGCTGACAACTTCGCAGGCAGGCGGTTTCGCAATCCATTCGCCCGACGCGTTCACCCACAGCGCGCCTTCGGCACCCAGGGAGATAACAACGTGTGCGATGCCCTGCTCGCGCAAGGCGTGCGCGGCTTCGATCACGTCTTTCATTTCAGGAAGCTTGCGGCCAGCCCAGATTTCCAGCTCGCGGCGGTTTGGTTTGACCAGCCACGGCGCGGCCTTCAGCCCGGCTACCAGCGCCTCACGGCTGCTGTCAAAGATGATGCACGGACACTGGCTGCGAAGACGGGTCATCCAGTCGGTGAATGCTTCCGGCGTCACGCCCGCAGGCAGGCTGCCGCTGACGCAGACCATGTCGAACTGGCCCAGCCAGCTCAGAGAATCGGCAACGAAGCGCTCCCAGTCGGACGGCGTCACTTCAAAGCCGGAGAAGTTAAAGTCGGTGACTTCCCCGTCCTTCTCGGTCAGCTTGACGTTGATGCGGGTACGGCCCTGCACCACCTGAAAACGGTTGGCGATACCCAGCTCGCTGAACAGCTGCTGGAAGCCGTCCTGGTTATCTTTTCCCAGGAAACCGCCCACGGTAACGTCAATGCCCAGGTCTTTGAGAACTTTGGCGACGTTAATGCCT encodes the following:
- the fruA gene encoding PTS fructose transporter subunit IIBC; the protein is MKTLLIIDPTLGQARAYLAKTLLSAAAPKAHLTIIDNPNEAELAIVVGTSVPADTALNGKNVFLGDIDRAVLHPELFLSEAKGKAKPYTAPVAAAAPSAAAKGPKRIVAVTACPTGVAHTFMAAEAIETEAKKRGWWVKVETRGSVGAGNAITPEEVAEADLVIVAADIEVDLAKFAGKPMYRTSTGLALKKTAQELDKAQTEATIFEAKGQSAASAKEGKKEGAGAYRHLLTGVSYMLPMVVAGGLCIALSFAFGIEAFKEPGTLAAALMQIGGGSAFALMVPVLAGYIAFSIADRPGLTPGLIGGMLAVSTGAGFIGGIIAGFLAGYVAKAISTKLKLPPSMEALKPILIIPLISSLVVGLAMIYLIGTPVAKILEGLTHWLQTMGTANAVLLGAILGGMMCTDMGGPVNKAAYAFGVGLLSTQTYAPMAAIMAAGMVPPLALGLATLVARRKFAKSEQEGGKAALVLGLCFITEGAIPFAARDPMRVLPCCIVGGAVTGAISMAVGAKLMAPHGGLFVLLIPGAITPVLGYLIAIVAGTLLAGLSYAFLKLPDAELAVKTA
- the fruK gene encoding 1-phosphofructokinase is translated as MTRRVATITLNPAYDLVGYTPEVERGEVNLVRTTGLHAAGKGINVAKVLKDLGIDVTVGGFLGKDNQDGFQQLFSELGIANRFQVVQGRTRINVKLTEKDGEVTDFNFSGFEVTPSDWERFVADSLSWLGQFDMVCVSGSLPAGVTPEAFTDWMTRLRSQCPCIIFDSSREALVAGLKAAPWLVKPNRRELEIWAGRKLPEMKDVIEAAHALREQGIAHVVISLGAEGALWVNASGEWIAKPPACEVVSTVGAGDSMVGGLIYGLLMRESSEHTLRLATAVAALAVSQSNVGITDRTQLAAMMARVDLQPFN